In Macrobrachium nipponense isolate FS-2020 chromosome 25, ASM1510439v2, whole genome shotgun sequence, one genomic interval encodes:
- the LOC135199023 gene encoding uncharacterized protein LOC135199023 — MSQVFIQMLDESTDVSTIKQLAVVVRVVDHEKTLVEDRFVQLIDVEDASAEGLFKVLSTFMDSHGIPFENMIGYAADNASVMMGNMGGLKAKLETRVPNLFVLGCICHSLHLCSSAACQKLPSAVEDLCRDIHRYINHSPKRLVKFHEFQDFVRVDSHRILHPCQTRWLSLGPVVDRMVEQWPVLVLFFQSEALESNVKAAGRILDGLNNPIIKLYVYFLSYILPIINKMNKEFQSESVKIHVAYSNICAFYKTVLGNYIKRDVIMRAPHAFAINYNNPSNFMVEHDWNFGSKLKCM, encoded by the coding sequence ATGTCGCAAGTTTTCATTCAAATGCTTGATGAGAGCACAGATGTGTCTACAATTAAGCAATTGGCTGTTGTCGTAAGAGTTGTTGATCATGAAAAAACTTTAGTTGAAGATAGATTTGTGCAGTTGATTGATGTTGAGGATGCTAGTGCCGAGGGATTATTCAAAGTGTTGAGTACTTTTATGGATAGTCATGGTATCCCCTTTGAAAACATGATTGGATATGCTGCAGATAACGCCTCAGTGATGATGGGGAACATGGGAGGTCTAAAGGCAAAGCTTGAGACGAGAGTACCTAATTTGTTTGTTCTTGGATGCATATGCCATTCCTTGCATCTCTGTTCTTCAGCAGCTTGTCAAAAGCTACCTAGCGCTGTGGAAGATTTATGTAGGGACATTCATCGTTACATAAATCATAGCCCCAAAAGATTAGttaaatttcatgaatttcagGATTTTGTCCGTGTAGATTCTCATAGAATTCTCCACCCTTGCCAGACTAGGTGGTTGTCTTTGGGGCCTGTTGTGGACAGAATGGTAGAGCAATGGCCAGttctggttttattttttcaatctgAAGCCTTGGAAAGCAATGTCAAAGCAGCAGGTAGAATACTTGATGGCTTGAATAATCCTATCATaaagctatatgtatattttcttagttATATTTTACCCATAattaacaaaatgaataaggaatttcAGAGTGAATCTGTAAAAATTCATGTTGCATACAGTAACATCTGTGCTTTTTACAAGACTGTCCTTGGCaattacattaaaagagatgttaTAATGAGGGCACCTCATGCTTTTGCCATCAACTACAATAACCCTTCTAATTTCATGGTTGAGCATGATTGGAATTTTGGAAGTAAGTTGAAATGCATGTGA